Part of the Streptomyces sp. RFCAC02 genome is shown below.
CCGCCCGCTGTCGCATCATCCCTGGGTCGGCCTGACCGACCGGCCATGGAATGAACGCACTTGGGGGGTCACCATGCGCACTGTCCGAATCAGCCGGAGTACCGGCGTCCTGACGGCGGCGGCGCTCGCCGCCGTCCTGTCCACCACGGCCTTCGCCCCGTCCGCCCCATCCGGCGCCCCCGTCGCCGCCTGCACGGACACGACGGTCGAACTCACCACGACGCTCTACGAGAACGACTCCGCGCAGCACATGCTGCTCACCGCCACCAACACCGGCGACGAGACCTGCGCGCTCTACGCCTATCCGCTCGTCATCTTCTACGACCGCGACGACTACATCGGCCCGCTGGAGTCCGCGATGGAGGACGTGACGATCGCACCGGGCGATGAGGCGTACGCGGGCCTGCTCCTGTTCCGGATCGACGCGCCGACCGACGCGGTGCCGTCGATGTCCGTCCTCCTCCAGGGCCGCACGGCGGAGGACGACCCGGCCGCCCCGCCGATCGAGGTCCCGATGCCCGGCGGCTTCGTGAACATCGACGACAACCCGCTCGTCACGTACTGGAACACCAGCAGGGAGTCCGTCGAGGACCACCTGTTCCCCGACAACGCCTGACCGGCGTCACTCCACGGTGGGCGGCGGCATCGGGGACTCCCGGTTGCGCATCGGCCTGGTGACCTGTTTCGCCACGCACGCCGGCAGCCCCGCGCCGCCGTCCGCCGCCCGGCTCCGGTAGACGCTGGGCGGCATGCCGACCAGCTCGCTGAACCGGGTGCTGAACGTGCCGAGCGACGAGCAGCCGACCTCGAAGCACACCTCCGTGACGCCGAGGTCGCCGCGGCGCAGCAGCGTCATCGCGCGTTCGATGCGCCGCGTCATCAGGTAGCTGTAGGGCGATTCGCCGTACGCGGCCCTGAACCGGCGGCTCAGATGCCCGGCCGACATGTTCACGCCGCGGGCGAGCGCCTCCACGTCGAGCGGCTGCGCGTACTCCCGGTCGATGCGGTCACGGACGCGGCGCAGCCGCGCGAGGTCGCGCAGGCGTTCGGTGTCGGCGGTTCTGCTGGTCACCCGCGCGATGATGCCACGCCGTCGTCCCCGCCGTCGGGGAGCGAGGCGGCGATCCGCCGCACGCAGGCCCGCAGCCAGCGGTGCGCCGGGTCGGCGTCGAAACGCGCGTGCCACGCCTGCGAGATGACGAGGCCCGGCAGGTCGAGCGGGATCGGGAAGGTGGCGAGGCCGAGCCGCCGCGTCTGGTCGCCCGGCAGGCGGCGGGCCGTGCGGGCCACCAGGTCGGTGCTCGACGCCAGCAGCAGGGCGGACGTCAGCGTGGGGACGGATGCCACGACGCGGCGGCGCAGCCCCCGTTCGGCGAGGAGGTCGTCGAT
Proteins encoded:
- a CDS encoding DUF4232 domain-containing protein, coding for MRTVRISRSTGVLTAAALAAVLSTTAFAPSAPSGAPVAACTDTTVELTTTLYENDSAQHMLLTATNTGDETCALYAYPLVIFYDRDDYIGPLESAMEDVTIAPGDEAYAGLLLFRIDAPTDAVPSMSVLLQGRTAEDDPAAPPIEVPMPGGFVNIDDNPLVTYWNTSRESVEDHLFPDNA
- a CDS encoding helix-turn-helix transcriptional regulator → MTSRTADTERLRDLARLRRVRDRIDREYAQPLDVEALARGVNMSAGHLSRRFRAAYGESPYSYLMTRRIERAMTLLRRGDLGVTEVCFEVGCSSLGTFSTRFSELVGMPPSVYRSRAADGGAGLPACVAKQVTRPMRNRESPMPPPTVE